In Labrys monachus, the genomic stretch GGCCTCGATCCGGCGCTCGCCGGGCAAGTGGCGACGCAGCTCATGGCGAAGGATGCGCTGGAGGCCCATGCCCGCGACGAATTGGGCATCTCCGAAATGACCACTGCCCGCCCGGTCCAGGCGGCGCTGACGTCGGCCGTGATGTTCTCTGTCGGCGCGGCCATGCCGCTGCTCATGGTCGTCGTATCGCCGGCAGGCGCGCTGGTTCCCGTCGTGTCCGGTGCGTCGCTGGCCTTTCTCGCGCTGCTGGGGGCCGTGGGTGCGTGGGCGGGCGGCGCGAACATCCTCCGCGCCATGGTGCGGGTGGCCTTCTGGGGCGCCCTGGCCCTGGCTGTGACGGCCGGGATAGGAAAGATATTCGGCACGGTCATCTGAGCGGCAGCACCGCCTCGGACCTTCGGCCTGCCTCGCCGCGAGGCGGTCGCCGGATGGCTGGCCGGGCCGAGTCGTCCAAAGCCTGTCAGGTTACTGTCGAAGACGAAATCAAAACTCGAACTATGGCGCGGTTGCACAAGAGCGCCAACATTTCGCCATCGGCGGCCGTGCATCTCTTTGTCATCTGAAGGCAAGAGAGCATGAAATGAAGCGAATATATATTGTTGACGCCCAAGATGTTCGAAGAAGTAACGTTGAGTTATTTATAAAAAACGTATATTCACTGAGATATGGTGCTCATATCGACGAATTTCCTTCGAGGCTGATATCCCTCGTCGATGGCCAGGACAACGTCATCTGCGCTGCCGGCATAAGGACGGCGGACGACGGCTTTTTTTCCGAGAAATATCTCGACATGCCGATCGATACGGCGCTGAGCGCCATGTCGGGCGCGCCGATCGCGCGAAGCGAAGTGTTTGAAGTATCCACGCTCGCAAGCCGCTCGCCGAAAAATATACTGGATTTCATAAAGGTCATCATTTCGTTTGGGGAAGATCAGCGATTTCAATGGTCGTTCTTCACGTTGACCGCGCGCCTTCATAACCTTCTCATGAGGATAGGCATCGCGCCCGTCTATCTGGCCGATGCGGACAAGAGCAGGGTCTCGAATTTCGAGAGATGGGGAAGCTATTACGATTTCAAGCCGATGATCTATGCGGTTGCCGGCCCGGTCCGCATGCCGGGGCGTCCGGGAGCGATCCGCCATGCAGCTGTTTGATGCGCTGAACCTCGACGCTTTCGAGGATGGCGGGGCCGTCGCCATGAGCGATTCACAGGGACAGGTTTCGCGGGAAGAACTCCTCGCGCGCCTCGCCGGACTGGCCAGGCATATCGACCCGAAGGCGCGGGTCGTCGGGATTTTCGCCCAGAACGGCATCGATTGGGCGGTTGCCCAGCTTGGCTGTGCCCTCGCCGGCAAGATCGTCGTTCCGCTGCCGACCTTCTTCAGCGCCGCGCAGCTCGGACACATCGTGCGCGACGCCTCGGTCGACCTGATCCTGGCATCCGGGGCGACCCTTCCGCGTGCCCAGTCGGCGGGCGTTGCCACCCGCCTGATCGGCAGCTACGAGCCGCACCGGCGCCTGCCCGACATCAGGGATGGATTCGGCCAGGTCATCTACACCTCCGGCAGCACCGGCCAGCCCAAGGGCGTGCGCCATTTCAGCGGGCAGATCGCATGGTCGACGGCCGCCCTGGCGACGGCGACGGGCGCGACGGCGCGTGACTCATACCTGTCGGTCCTGCCGCTGCCGCTGCTTCTGGAGACGATCTGCGCCGTCTTCGTGCCGGTCCTGCTGGGGGCTCGCGTGCATTTCGAGACGGAACTGGCCGAGGCCGTCGGTCTCGGCAGCGCCGCCGGGCTGACGCGCGCCGTCGCCGTCCATCAGCCGACGATGTGCGTCCTCGTCCCGCAACTGCTGAAGGCCTGGACGGCGGACATGCTGTCTTCCGGCGAACGTCCGCCGGCATCGCTGCGCTATGTCGCGGTCGGCGGCGCGCCCGTCCCGGCGTCGGTCGCGGAGACGGCCTGGACGCTCGGCATCCCCGTGCACGAGGGCTATGGCCTTTCCGAATGCTGCTCCGTCGTCTCGGTCAACAGGCCGGGGATGCGCAGGGCCGGCACCGTCGGCAGGCCCCTGGAGGGGCTGCGGGTTTCCGTCAGCGGGGAGGGAGAAATCATCGTCGACGGCCCCTCGGTCACGGACGGCTATCTCGGCGGCGAGGCGCGGCTGGGTCCCTGGCGCACCGGCGATCTCGGATCGATCGACGACGAAGGCTTCCTCACGGTCCACGGCCGCCGCGACAATCTCATCGTCACCAGCTTCGGCCGCAACATCAGTCCGGAATGGATCGAGACGATGCTGCTGGGGGATGACCGCATCGCGCTCTGCGCGATCCTCGGCCATGCACGCTCAGGCCTGACCGCCCTGATCATTCCGTCCCGGAAGGGCGGCCCCTGGTTCGCGGCGGCCGGCCGGGAGGATGTCCTCGACCTCATCCGGCGATGCTGCCGCAGCGCGCCGGGATACGCGATCCCCGACGACTACCGGCTCGTTTCATTCGAGCAGGGCCTCGCCGCGAACCTCCTTTCCGACAACGGACGGATTCGACGCAAGCAGGCGGCGGCCTACGCCCTCGCCGAAGCCGAAGTCGGCTGACGTCGGCCGCACGATCAAAATTGAAGAAGGAAGACCGACAAATGCCTTTCCATGACCTGTTGTCCGCCGAAACGTCCGGGGATCGGGAAACATTCCTGAATATTCCGCTCGTCAGGAGCGCCATCGAAAAGGGGGCGACGCTCGACCTCTACCTGGCGTTCCTCGCCGAGGCCTATCATCACGTCAGGCATACCTTCCCGCTGCTGGCGCTGGCCGCTTCCAGAACCCGCGACGAGCGCTACCAGGACGCTCTCGTCGAATATATGGAGGAGGAGCGCGGGCACGAGAAATGGATCCTCAACGACATCCGCGACCTGGGCGGGGATGCGGATGCGGTGGTGAGGCGCGGCCCCGGCATGGCGTGCCGGATCATGGTCGGCTATGCCTATTACGCCATCGAGCATGTCAGCCCCTATGCGATGCTCGGCAGCGTGCATGTGCTCGAAGGCATGTCGGTCCTGCTCGCGGACCGCCTCGCCGACGCCATGAAGGCGTCGCTGCGCGTCGACAAGGAGGCGGGGTTCTCCTATCTGCGCTCCCACGGCTCGCTCGACATGGAGCATGTCGCCTTCTTCCGCAAGCTGGTCGACGGCTTCGAGGAGGCGCAAACCCAGCGGATCATCATCGAGAACTCGAAGATCTTCTACCGCCTGTACGGCGATATCTTCCGGGGCCTGGAAGGGAATGCGGAGTTCCGGCATGCCGCGTGATCACAGGCGTGTCCTGATCACAGGCGCCGGCTCGGGCATCGGGCGCGCGCTGGCGATCGAGGCATCCCGGCGCGGCATGTCGGTCGCCCTGTGCGGGCGGCGGGCCGAGGCCCTGGAAGAGACGCTCGGCCTCCTCGTCCCCGCGCCGGGGCATATCGCCATTGCAGCGGACGTCACCGCCGGGGCCGACCGCCGGCGCATCCTCGACGACCTCATGGAGGAATGGGGTGCACTCGACATTCTCGTGAACAATGCGGGGGTTCTCGAAGGAGGCGCGCTGGAGCGGATGGACGACGAGGCGCTGGCCCGCATCTTCGAGACGAACGCGATTGCCCCGATCGCCCTCGCCCGGGAGATGCTTGCGCTGCTCCAGGCGGGGCGGGCCGCGCGCATCGTCAATATCGGCTCGATCTTCGGCGATATCCCCTATCCCTTGCTGGCCGCCTATTCCGCCTCGAAATTCGCGCTGCGGGGCTTTTCCGGCGCGATCCGCCGGGAATGGAAGCCCAAGGGGATCGGGGTGACCTATGTCGCGCCTCGGGCGACCAGGACCGCGGCGCTGACGTCGCTCGGCGGCTTCATGGCCACCGCCGGCATGCGCGTCGATACGCCGGAACGGGTTGCCCGCTACGTCTGGGACTCGATCGAAAGAGGGGCCGACGCGGTCTACGCGCCGGGGCCGGAAAGATTGTTCGTCCTCCTCCAGAGGATCTTTCCGGGCCTGCTCGACCGGGCTCTCGCGCGGCCCGCGAAGCCGGTCGCCGGCTGATCCCCCTCCCATTCCCGCCCTGCATCGGAGCCGCACGCATCACCGCGCAAGCGCTCTTCAACGCCCACTCTTCGTTTCGACGCGTCTTTGCGATTCCGGGCGATTCCGCCGGATCGCAAGACCTCTCAGGGAGCACCCTCATGTCCAAGAAGTACCGCAGGAATCTGGCCGCCGCCGTCTTCCTCCTCTCATCCAGCCTGTTCGCCCTCGATGCGCGGGCATCCGACGATCGCGCCCTCGACGCCGCGGTCCATCACCTGCAGGCGCGGTGGGAGGAGATCAAGTTCGGCGTGCCGGAGGGCGACAAGCAGACCGAACTCATGGATGCCCTCGGCGAGGAGGCCGATGCGGTCGCCGCGCAATATCCGGACAGACCGGAGGCGCTGATCTGGGACGGCATCCTGACGAGCGAGCGGGCCTCGATGGCCGGCCCCTTCTCGGCGCTGGGCCTGGCCAAACGCGCCCGCGAGATCCTCGAGAAGGCCGACAGGCTCGACCCGGTGGCGCTCGATGCGGGCGCCCCGACGAGCCTCGGCGTCCTCTATTACCGGGTGCCGGGCTTTCCCATCGCCTTCGGCGACAAGGGGAAGGCGCAGCGCCTGCTCGAGCAGGCGGTCCGGACCGCGCCGAACGGGCTGGATGCCTGGTATTTCTACGGCGATTTCCTCTACAGCCAGGGAGAATACGTCCAGGCCGCGACGGCGCTGCACCACGCTTTGGCGCTGCCGCCCCATCCCGACCGCCCGCTATGGGACAAGAATCGCCGCCTCGTGATCCAGGAACTTCTCGCCAAGATCCAGGAACGGACATGAACCGGCGGCCGCGATCCTCCGCGGGCGGCCCTGGCGCCGCGGGCGCAGACGGCCCGCGTTCCCGCCTGTGGGGAGGGTTGGGCCGCCAGCTGCAGCGGCCGACGGGCCTGGCCGGCGCGCTGGTCGGCCGGCTCATGGCCGTGGTGAACCGGGAGCCGGCCAGGCTGGCCGTCGAAGCCCTGGCGATCGAACCCGGAGAGAAGGTGCTCGAACTCGGCTTCGGATCGGGCGCGAGCCTGGAGGCGCTTCTCGCCAAGGCCCAGGGTGGATGGGTGGCGGGGGTCGATCATTCCGCCGTCATGCTCGCCCAGGCGGAGCATCGGAACCGGGCGGCGATCGCCGCCCGCAGATTGGAGCTGGTCCGGGCGCCCTTCGCCGCGCTGCCCTGGCCGGAGAGCACCTTCGACAAGGCGCTTCTCGTCAACGTGCTCTATTTCTTCGACGGCGAGGGCCGCGACATGGCGGAAACCTGCCGCGTCCTGCGGCCCGGCGGCGTGGCGGCCATCTACGTCACCCGGAGGCGGACGATGGAAAACTGGCCGTTCTCCGGTGCGGATACCCACACGCTCTACGAGGAAGAGGATCTGTGCCGGCTGCTCCAGGCGGCGGGATTCGACGCCAGCCATATCCGGATGCGAAGGGTCGAGCTGATGTTCGGCATATCCGGCATCGTTGCAACCGCGCGCAAGCCGGATCGGGACGGCTGAGGGAGGCGGCGGCCTCAGCCCGAAGGGGCGGCGTCCGGCATCGATGGAAGCCGCCGCCTTCTACACCACCAGGACCAGCGATCCCGTGGTCTGCCGCGTTTCCAGGAGGCGATGGGCCTCGGCAGCCTCCGACAGGCTGAAGCGGGTGGGGGCGTCGACCCGGACGATACCCTCGCGCAGGGCACGGAAAAAGCGCTCGACATGCGGGCGCAGCCTTTCCGGCGTATCGGTGTAATGGCCGTAATTCGGGCGCGAGACGGTGAGCGATTTCGAGGCGAAGCGCCCGATGTCCCAGTCGCCGACGGGCCCCGATGCCTGGCCGAAGCTGACGAGATGACCGCGGATGGCGAGCGCCGCCAGGGAGGCGCCGAAGGTGTCGTTGCCGACGGCATCGAAGACGACGTCGGCGCCGCGCCCCTCGGTGATCCGCATCACGGCGGCGGCGAAGTCCTCCTGCGAATAGAGGATGACGTGGTGGGCGCCGTGCCGCTCGGCGATCCGGGCCTTGTCGGCGGTGGAGACGGTCGCGATCACCGTCGCGCCCAGATGCCGGGCCCATTGCACCAGCAGCTGACCCACGCCGCCGGCCGCGGCATGGATGAGGACCACGCTGCCGGGGACGAGGCGATGCACGTCGTGCAGGAGCAGGCTCGCGGTCACGCCCTTCAGGAGCCCGGCGGCGGCGATCTCGTCGGGGATGTCGTCCGACAGGTGGACCAGGAGGTCGGGTGCCATGTTGCGCCGCTCGCAATAGGCGCCGACCGGCGGACAGGCATAGGCGACGCGGTCGCCCACGGCAAAGCCCTCGACCCCCGGGCCGACCGCCTCGATGAGGCCGGCGGCCTCCATTCCTGGAATGCCCGGCGGCTTCAGGAGGTCGAAATAGCCGGTGCGGCAATAGATATCGATGAAGTTCACGCCGATGACGGTGTGGCGCAGCCGGACCTCACCAGGCGCCGGCGGCGGCAGGTCGATGGCCTGCAGCCGCAGTACCTCCGGGCCGCCATAACGCTCGACGACGATGGCGCGTGTCGGGACGGAGCCTGTCTGCGCCGGGACGGGGCGGGCGATGGCGGGCTCCGGATCGAAGCGCTGCGGCCGGCCGGCCGGAAGCGCCGGGGCGCGTGGAGCGGGCGCCGTCCGGCCGAACCGACGCTTTATCGCGACAAAGCCCGCCTGGTAGATGTCGCGCGTCACCAGGCCGACGAGTTCCTCGCGCCGGGAAGCCGGCGGATTGAAGCGTGAGGACCATTCCCAGAACGTGCGGCTGCCATCCGTCACCGGTCGCAGGCGCACCGTCGCGACATAGTCCATCAGCGGAATCGGTGCCTCGAGAAGGCAGTAGGTGAAGCTGCGGTCGGCGTCGGACAGGGACAGCAATTGCTCGCGAAGCTCGCTGCCGTCCGCCAGCCAGAAATGCCTGATCGCACCGATCGCATCCACGGGGTCGCCGTGGTCGATCTCGCTGCGCCCCACCGCCGGGTGCCAGCGGTCATGGCCGTTGAAGTCGCGGAGGATGCGCCAGACCTCGTCGACCGGCGCATCGATGATCGTGCTCTGACGGACCTGCACCATGCCGCCTATCGCCTGAAGCGCTGTTTCAGGGCGTCGAAGGCCGCCTGGAACACGCCGGTCCCGATCTGGCGGATCAGCGCGGGCTCACGCTCGGGCGGGCATTCGAACTCGGCCTTCCATTCGGCGAAGGTGCGGTTGCCGTCGGTGACCGGCGTCAGCGACAGGCTGGCGACATAGTCCTCGACGCCCATCGGGCTTTCCAGGATGGCGTAGGTGCAGGAGAGGTCGTAGTCGGACAGCGCCAGCAGCCTCTCCCGGATGCGGCCGCCATCCTTGAGGACGAAGTTGCGGATGCAGCCGACCTGGCTCGAGGACGCATTCTGCTCGATGCGGCTTTCGGCGACGAAGGGCGTCCAGCCCGGCAGGCCGTTGAAATCCCTGACCACTTTCCAGACCTCGGCCGCCGGCGCGTCGATCACCGAGGATATATAGACCTTGGGCATCTCGTCCTCGCCGTGTCTCAGTGATCGTTGTCGTCGTCGCGGTCGTCGTCGTTCCTCGCGCCGGCCGGCTGGCCGCCCTTGTCCGCGCCGCCCTTGCCCTCGCGCGTGAGGTTGGCGATGTCCTTGGCGTCACGCAGCACGTCGGTCATCTTGCCGAGCGACCCGCCCTCGATGCCGATCTCCTTCATGAGGTTGTCGATCATCGGCGCCTGGACGCGATAGCGCAGCGCCGAATCGATCACCTCGTCGGTGACGTTGCGCCTGGAGCCCGGGCCATTGCCGTTCATGCCGTCGACATGCAGGATCTTGATGCCGTCGATCTTCTCCATCGGCCGCACGCTCTCGCGCACGATGCCCTCGATGCGGTCGAGCAGCTTCAGGCGCAGGCGGCCCGAACGCGCATCCTGGGACAGCAGGTTCTCGGCCTCGTTGAGCTGGCGGTGCCCGGCGGCATCGACCTCGTAGCGCGCGGCCGCCGCCAGGGCCTGGATCTTCTCGGATTCGGCCAGCGCCGTCGCCTGGATCTTCTGCGCTTCGGCGCGGCTGCGCGCCGCCTTCATCTCGGCGTCGGCGGCCGACACGACACGCAGGGCGTCGCGCTCGGCCTCGCGCTGCGCCCCGATGAGATCGGTGAGCTTGCGGCGCTCGGCGATTTCCCTTTCCCGCGCGGTGAAGGCCTGTTCCTCGGCCTCGATGGCCTTGGCGCGGACCGCCTCCGACGCGGCGATCGCCGAGGAGCGTTCCTGCGACTTCCGGGCGAGGTCGATCGCCTTCTGGATCTCGGCGGCTTCGACCTTGAAGTCATATTCGACGGCCAGCTGGCGCAATTCGCGGTCCTTGACCAGCCGGGCCTCGGCCACGCCGCGTTCGGTGGCGATGCGGGCCTGCTCGATTTCCTGGGCGGAGGCGATCTCGGCCTGCTCGAAAGCCTGCCGCTTGGCGATCTGCAAGGCTTCGAGCTCGCGTTCCCGCGCCAGCCGCATCTCGTCGAGGATGCGCTCCTGCGCGATGCGCTCGGCCTCGGTCTCCTGGGCCGAGACGATCTCGCCGCGGCGCTTTTCCGTCTCGGCCCGCGTCAGGTCGAGCGCCCTGGCGGCGAGGGCGATCTGCCGGTCGAGTTCGGAGAGCTCCAGGGCCTTCCTGCGCTGGATCTCGAGCTCGCTCTGGCCCTGCTCACGGCCGATGCGGGCCCTGTCGAGCTCGGCTTCGAGGGCGATCTGCTCGCGCGCCGTCAGTTCGCGGGTCTTCAGCTCCGCCTCGTCCAGGCTGCGGCGGCGGGCGATCTCGCGCTGCTGGGCGTCTTCCTCGGTCCGGATGCGTTCCTCGGTGATGCTGCGCTCCTGCGCCAGCCGCGCTTTTTCGACCACCTCGCGGGAGATCAGCTGCGCCTGTTCGGCCTCCTGGTCGCGGACGGCGCGCTCGCGGACGAGCTCCGAACGCTGGGTGGCGCGGCGGATCTCGACCTCGCGCTCCTGCTCAAGGCGCGCATATTCGCTCTCCCTGTCGATTTCGAGCACGCGGCGCTGGGTGTCGAGGTTCTGGTTGCGGATGTCGACGAGCGTGCGCTGCTCGATCTCGTTGCGCATCCGGCGGCGCGTCTCGATGGATTCGGTGAGCTGCGTCAGGCCCTCGGCGTCGAAGGCGTTGGACGGATCGAAGAATTCGAGGCTCGTCTGGTCGAGGTCGACCAGGGCGACGCTCTCCAGTTCGAGCCCGTTGGACGCGAGGGATTCGGATGCGAGCTGACGCACCTGGGAGGCGAAGTCGTTGCGCCGCTCATGCATCTCCTCCAGCGTCATCTGCGCGGCGACGGTGCGCAGGGAGCCGGCGAACTTGCCTTCCAGCAATTCGCGCAGGCCGTCGGGCTGCAGGGTGCGCCGGCCGAGCGTCTGGGCGGCGGCGGCGACCAGTTCGCGGCTGGCGCCGACGCGGACGAAGAATTCGGCGATGATGTCGACGCGCATCCGGTTCTTGGTGATCACCGCCATCTGGTTCTCGCGCCGCACCTCGATGCGCAGCACGTTCATGTTGACGGCGGTGATCTCGTGGAGGACGGGAATGACGAAGGCGCCGCCGTTCACCACCACCTTCTCTCCCATGAAACCGGTGCGCACGAAGGCGGTTTCCTTGGTCGACCGCCGGTAGAGCCATCGCAGCACATAGACCGCGACCACGACGAGGATCGCGAGGATGATGAGCCAGAGTATGAAATTGCCGACTACTTGCGCAGCCATCGCACGATCCTCCCGAAAGTGACGCGATCAGCCGAAGGCGACCGACTTGAATTTCCTGGTCTGTTCCGTCAGCGCCCGCTCCGTGGGCAGGCGCTCCATGGAGGAGGCGCCGTAGAAGCCGTGGCAGTTGCGCGTGTTCTTCAGCATGAACGCCGCGTCCTCGGGCTCGGACACCGGCCCACCATGCACGAGGATGATGGCGTCCTTGTTGACGGCGAGCGCCGCCTCCGCCCAT encodes the following:
- a CDS encoding VIT1/CCC1 transporter family protein: MSPMRLHKENHLVGRIGWLRAAVLGANDGIISTASLIVGVAAAATARHEVLIAGVAGLVAGAMSMAAGEYVSVSSQSDTERADLARERKELSDNPAFERDELADIYVKRGLDPALAGQVATQLMAKDALEAHARDELGISEMTTARPVQAALTSAVMFSVGAAMPLLMVVVSPAGALVPVVSGASLAFLALLGAVGAWAGGANILRAMVRVAFWGALALAVTAGIGKIFGTVI
- a CDS encoding class I SAM-dependent methyltransferase, with translation MNRRPRSSAGGPGAAGADGPRSRLWGGLGRQLQRPTGLAGALVGRLMAVVNREPARLAVEALAIEPGEKVLELGFGSGASLEALLAKAQGGWVAGVDHSAVMLAQAEHRNRAAIAARRLELVRAPFAALPWPESTFDKALLVNVLYFFDGEGRDMAETCRVLRPGGVAAIYVTRRRTMENWPFSGADTHTLYEEEDLCRLLQAAGFDASHIRMRRVELMFGISGIVATARKPDRDG
- a CDS encoding SDR family NAD(P)-dependent oxidoreductase, whose product is MPRDHRRVLITGAGSGIGRALAIEASRRGMSVALCGRRAEALEETLGLLVPAPGHIAIAADVTAGADRRRILDDLMEEWGALDILVNNAGVLEGGALERMDDEALARIFETNAIAPIALAREMLALLQAGRAARIVNIGSIFGDIPYPLLAAYSASKFALRGFSGAIRREWKPKGIGVTYVAPRATRTAALTSLGGFMATAGMRVDTPERVARYVWDSIERGADAVYAPGPERLFVLLQRIFPGLLDRALARPAKPVAG
- a CDS encoding zinc-binding dehydrogenase, which translates into the protein MVQVRQSTIIDAPVDEVWRILRDFNGHDRWHPAVGRSEIDHGDPVDAIGAIRHFWLADGSELREQLLSLSDADRSFTYCLLEAPIPLMDYVATVRLRPVTDGSRTFWEWSSRFNPPASRREELVGLVTRDIYQAGFVAIKRRFGRTAPAPRAPALPAGRPQRFDPEPAIARPVPAQTGSVPTRAIVVERYGGPEVLRLQAIDLPPPAPGEVRLRHTVIGVNFIDIYCRTGYFDLLKPPGIPGMEAAGLIEAVGPGVEGFAVGDRVAYACPPVGAYCERRNMAPDLLVHLSDDIPDEIAAAGLLKGVTASLLLHDVHRLVPGSVVLIHAAAGGVGQLLVQWARHLGATVIATVSTADKARIAERHGAHHVILYSQEDFAAAVMRITEGRGADVVFDAVGNDTFGASLAALAIRGHLVSFGQASGPVGDWDIGRFASKSLTVSRPNYGHYTDTPERLRPHVERFFRALREGIVRVDAPTRFSLSEAAEAHRLLETRQTTGSLVLVV
- a CDS encoding AMP-binding protein, which gives rise to MQLFDALNLDAFEDGGAVAMSDSQGQVSREELLARLAGLARHIDPKARVVGIFAQNGIDWAVAQLGCALAGKIVVPLPTFFSAAQLGHIVRDASVDLILASGATLPRAQSAGVATRLIGSYEPHRRLPDIRDGFGQVIYTSGSTGQPKGVRHFSGQIAWSTAALATATGATARDSYLSVLPLPLLLETICAVFVPVLLGARVHFETELAEAVGLGSAAGLTRAVAVHQPTMCVLVPQLLKAWTADMLSSGERPPASLRYVAVGGAPVPASVAETAWTLGIPVHEGYGLSECCSVVSVNRPGMRRAGTVGRPLEGLRVSVSGEGEIIVDGPSVTDGYLGGEARLGPWRTGDLGSIDDEGFLTVHGRRDNLIVTSFGRNISPEWIETMLLGDDRIALCAILGHARSGLTALIIPSRKGGPWFAAAGREDVLDLIRRCCRSAPGYAIPDDYRLVSFEQGLAANLLSDNGRIRRKQAAAYALAEAEVG
- a CDS encoding flotillin family protein; translated protein: MAAQVVGNFILWLIILAILVVVAVYVLRWLYRRSTKETAFVRTGFMGEKVVVNGGAFVIPVLHEITAVNMNVLRIEVRRENQMAVITKNRMRVDIIAEFFVRVGASRELVAAAAQTLGRRTLQPDGLRELLEGKFAGSLRTVAAQMTLEEMHERRNDFASQVRQLASESLASNGLELESVALVDLDQTSLEFFDPSNAFDAEGLTQLTESIETRRRMRNEIEQRTLVDIRNQNLDTQRRVLEIDRESEYARLEQEREVEIRRATQRSELVRERAVRDQEAEQAQLISREVVEKARLAQERSITEERIRTEEDAQQREIARRRSLDEAELKTRELTAREQIALEAELDRARIGREQGQSELEIQRRKALELSELDRQIALAARALDLTRAETEKRRGEIVSAQETEAERIAQERILDEMRLARERELEALQIAKRQAFEQAEIASAQEIEQARIATERGVAEARLVKDRELRQLAVEYDFKVEAAEIQKAIDLARKSQERSSAIAASEAVRAKAIEAEEQAFTAREREIAERRKLTDLIGAQREAERDALRVVSAADAEMKAARSRAEAQKIQATALAESEKIQALAAAARYEVDAAGHRQLNEAENLLSQDARSGRLRLKLLDRIEGIVRESVRPMEKIDGIKILHVDGMNGNGPGSRRNVTDEVIDSALRYRVQAPMIDNLMKEIGIEGGSLGKMTDVLRDAKDIANLTREGKGGADKGGQPAGARNDDDRDDDNDH
- a CDS encoding TenA family transcriptional regulator → MPFHDLLSAETSGDRETFLNIPLVRSAIEKGATLDLYLAFLAEAYHHVRHTFPLLALAASRTRDERYQDALVEYMEEERGHEKWILNDIRDLGGDADAVVRRGPGMACRIMVGYAYYAIEHVSPYAMLGSVHVLEGMSVLLADRLADAMKASLRVDKEAGFSYLRSHGSLDMEHVAFFRKLVDGFEEAQTQRIIIENSKIFYRLYGDIFRGLEGNAEFRHAA
- a CDS encoding tetratricopeptide repeat protein; amino-acid sequence: MSKKYRRNLAAAVFLLSSSLFALDARASDDRALDAAVHHLQARWEEIKFGVPEGDKQTELMDALGEEADAVAAQYPDRPEALIWDGILTSERASMAGPFSALGLAKRAREILEKADRLDPVALDAGAPTSLGVLYYRVPGFPIAFGDKGKAQRLLEQAVRTAPNGLDAWYFYGDFLYSQGEYVQAATALHHALALPPHPDRPLWDKNRRLVIQELLAKIQERT
- a CDS encoding SRPBCC family protein, with the translated sequence MPKVYISSVIDAPAAEVWKVVRDFNGLPGWTPFVAESRIEQNASSSQVGCIRNFVLKDGGRIRERLLALSDYDLSCTYAILESPMGVEDYVASLSLTPVTDGNRTFAEWKAEFECPPEREPALIRQIGTGVFQAAFDALKQRFRR
- a CDS encoding thermostable hemolysin — encoded protein: MKRIYIVDAQDVRRSNVELFIKNVYSLRYGAHIDEFPSRLISLVDGQDNVICAAGIRTADDGFFSEKYLDMPIDTALSAMSGAPIARSEVFEVSTLASRSPKNILDFIKVIISFGEDQRFQWSFFTLTARLHNLLMRIGIAPVYLADADKSRVSNFERWGSYYDFKPMIYAVAGPVRMPGRPGAIRHAAV